In one window of Juglans regia cultivar Chandler chromosome 3, Walnut 2.0, whole genome shotgun sequence DNA:
- the LOC109019448 gene encoding uncharacterized protein LOC109019448, whose amino-acid sequence MGLSAKSNAKAKSSSSSSENWGMGLLLVFFPEDNHDSIVEKNKLFSSSSQPSSSSRPSSLKSSIRRSSTSNLILSKAQSTISICALFIFITLLLFTVSTFEPTPINRNHPTSPRRFLSQKPPPNYIYNPKPKPKTNINHNSELRSSWFWKTFTENSNNASKTSKTALLPTALQGMGTLYRRGTKAMNDLVVAHVLEDVTEDDFRLFSRALHRSGLTARADIVFVFATSSFSSRFGSIVQEENDSFFKLIRHYKESNSTNPKRVAGFDVTRFTKAGKKEKKDMGGEPIWGKRIRSNFSNSDGEEGDAVSAALSYGSVVGFESAELDPENSLSGFLDKVSMSLRRWACYPMLLGRLRRNFKHVMLVDVKNSVVLGDPLSRVRNRSPLTVHLSTKAESSSSRHGKRNSEKTQSHRPVNSAVIMGGTRGVRRLSNAMLTEIVRASMQHKKKNSVSESSILSQLVASEFISKTITFITSPESIPDTSSLAGLNSAPPMSSSDYPVIQRGNSNHDYSSVIRKLICLSEGDSSSVYRDC is encoded by the coding sequence ATGGGACTCTCAGCAAAGTCCAACGCCAAAGCCaagagcagcagcagcagcagcgaGAACTGGGGTATGGGTCTCCTCCTAGTCTTCTTCCCCGAGGATAACCACGACTCCATTGTTGAGAAAAACAAGCTTTTCTCCTCGTCCTCgcaaccttcttcttcttcccggCCTTCTTCATTGAAATCCAGCATTAGGAGAAGCAGCACTTCCAACCTTATCCTCTCCAAAGCCCAATCCACCATCTCCATCTGTGCCCTTTTCATCttcatcaccctcctcctctTCACAGTTTCCACCTTCGAGCCCACCCCCATTAATAGAAACCATCCAACCTCCCCACGAAGATTCCTGTCCCAAAAACCTCCACCGAATTACATCTACAACCCGAAGCCCAAACCCAAAACCAATATTAACCACAATTCTGAACTCCGTTCCTCATGGTTCTGGAAGACATTTACGGAAAATTCAAACAATGCATCAAAGACATCAAAGACTGCTCTTTTACCAACTGCGCTACAAGGAATGGGAACTCTGTATAGGCGAGGTACCAAAGCAATGAACGATCTTGTTGTTGCTCATGTGCTGGAGGATGTCACAGAGGACGACTTCCGATTGTTTTCGAGAGCCTTGCATAGGTCTGGCCTCACAGCTCGAGCCGACATAGTTTTCGTATTTGCAACTTCATCGTTTTCTTCCAGATTTGGTTCCATTGTTCAAGAAGAGAACGACTCGTTTTTTAAGCTAATTCGCCATTATAAGGAATCGAACAGTACTAATCCAAAGCGGGTGGCGGGTTTTGACGTGACTCGTTTTACGAAGGCtggaaagaaggagaagaaggacATGGGCGGGGAGCCCATATGGGGTAAGAGAATTAGGAGCAATTTCAGTAACTCGGATGGTGAGGAAGGGGATGCTGTGTCAGCCGCACTGAGTTATGGCTCGGTTGTGGGGTTTGAATCTGCCGAGCTTGACCCGGAGAACTCGCTTTCCGGGTTTCTGGACAAAGTTTCGATGAGTTTGAGAAGATGGGCCTGTTATCCGATGCTACTTGGCCGACTTCGGCGGAATTTCAAGCATGTCATGCTGGTGGACGTGAAGAATTCTGTTGTACTAGGTGATCCACTCAGCCGAGTCAGAAACAGAAGCCCCTTAACAGTTCATTTATCAACTAAGGCAGAGAGTTCTTCCAGCAGGCATGGGAAGAGGAACTCGGAGAAAACTCAGTCCCATCGTCCGGTCAACTCGGCCGTCATAATGGGTGGAACTCGAGGAGTTCGTCGATTGTCGAATGCCATGTTAACCGAAATTGTTCGAGCTTCAATGCAACACAAGAAGAAGAACTCGGTTTCCGAATCGTCAATTCTGAGTCAACTCGTTGCCAGTGAGTTTATATCAAAGACGATCACTTTTATTACATCCCCCGAGTCGATTCCGGATACGAGTTCACTCGCCGGTCTAAACTCAGCTCCTCCCATGTCATCGTCAGATTACCCTGTAATCCAACGCGGTAATAGTAATCATGATTATAGTTCTGTCATTAGGAAGTTAATATGTTTATCTGAAGGGGATTCTTCTTCTGTCTATAGGGATTGttaa
- the LOC109019451 gene encoding villin-2-like isoform X2 yields MSSSAKLDPAFQGAGQRVGTEIWRIENFQPIPLPKSEYGKFYMGDSYIVLQTTQGKGGAYLFDIHFWIGKDTSQDEAGTAAIKTVELDAVLGGRAVQHRELQGHESDKFLSYFKPCIIPLEGGVASGFKKPEEEEFETQLYICRGKRVVRMKQVPFARSSLNHDDVFILDTESKIYQFNGANSNIQERAKALEVIQYLKEKYHEGICDVAIVDDGKLDTESDSGEFWVLFGGFAPIGKKVTAEDDAIPEATPAKLYSITDGQVNIIEGELSKSQLENNKCYLLDCGTELFIWVGRVMQLEERKAAIQVAEEFVAGQNRPKSTQITRLIQGYETHSFKSNFDSWPSGSATPANEEGRGKVAALLKQQGVGVKGMTKSTPVNEEIPPLLEGGGKMEVWRINGSAKTPLPGEDIGKFYGGDCYIVLYTYHSGDRKEDYFLCSWFGKDSVEEDQKMATRLANTMFNSLKGRPVQGRIFQGKEPPQFVALFQPMVVLKGGLSSGYKKLIADKGLTDETYTADSVALIRISGTSIHNNKAVQVDAVATSLNSMECFILQSGSSIFTWHGNQCTFEQQQLAAKVAEFLKPGAALKHAKEGTESSTFWFGLGGKQSYTSKKVAPEIVRDPHLFTFSFNKGKFQVEEVYNFSQDDLLTEDTLILDTHAEVFVWVGQSVDSKEKQNAFETVQKYIEMAASLDGLSPSVPLYKVTEGNEPCFFTTYFSWDHAKAIAQGNSFQKKVALLFGIGHTVE; encoded by the exons ATGTCTAGCTCTGCAAAATTGGACCCTGCATTTCAGGGAGCGGGTCAGAGAGT AGGAACTGAGATTTGGCGAATTGAGAACTTTCAGCCCATACCATTGCCAAAATCCGAATATGGAAAATTCTACATGGGGGATAGCTATATTGTCTTACAG ACAACGCAAGGTAAAGGAGGTGCTTATCTCTTTGATATACACTTCTGGATTGGGAAAGATACAAGTCAG GACGAAGCCGGAACGGCAGCTATAAAAACTGTTGAACTTGATGCAGTGCTTGGAGGGCGTGCTGTGCAGCACAGGGAATTACAAGGCCATGAATCTGACAAATTCTTGTCCTACTTTAAGCCTTGTATAATACCACTGGAGGGTGGTGTTGCATCGGGATTTAAAAAGCCGGAGGAAGAAGAATTTGAAACACAGTTGTATATCTGTAGAGGAAAACGAGTTGTCAGAATGAAACAG GTTCCATTTGCTCGGTCATCACTGAACCATGATGATGTATTTATCCTGGACACTGAGAGTAAGATTTATCAATTCAATGGTGCAAATTCCAATATTCAGGAAAGGGCCAAGGCTTTGGAAGTAATTCAgtatttgaaggaaaaatatcATGAGGGAATATGTGATGTTGCAATTGTTG ATGATGGCAAGTTGGATACTGAGTCAGACTCAGGTGAGTTCTGGGTCCTCTTCGGTGGTTTTGCTCCAATAGGCAAGAAGGTCACTGCCGAAGATGATGCTATTCCTGAGGCCACTCCTGCTAAACTTTATAG CATTACTGATGGACAGGTGAACATAATAGAAGGTGAACTATCCAAATCCCAGTTGGAAAACAACAAATGCTATCTGCTGGACTGTGGTACTGAGTTATTTATTTGGGTTGGCCGGGTAATGCAATTGGAGGAGAGAAAAGCTGCCATCCAAGTGGCTGAG GAATTTGTTGCTGGTCAAAATAGGCCAAAATCGACTCAGATTACACGGCTTATTCAAGGTTATGAGACACATTCATTTAAATCCAACTTTGACTCTTGGCCTTCGGGCTCTGCGACTCCTGCCAATGAGGAAGGAAGAGGCAAAGTAGCAG CTTTGTTGAAGCAACAAGGAGTTGGGGTCAAGGGAATGACAAAAAGTACTCCTGTAAATGAGGAAATCCCTCCTTTGCTTGAGGGAGGTGGAAAGATGGAG GTATGGCGCATCAATGGCAGTGCCAAGACTCCATTGCCTGGAGAGGATATTGGTAAATTTTATGGTGGAGATTGCTACATTGTTTTGTATACGTACCACTCTGGTGATAGGAAAGAAGATTACTTTTTGTGCTCTTGGTTTGGAAAGGATAGCGTTGAg GAGGATCAAAAGATGGCTACTCGGTTGGCTAATACTATGTTCAACTCATTAAAGGGGAGACCTGTTCAG GGTCGCATATTTCAAGGTAAAGAGCCTCCGCAATTTGTTGCACTTTTTCAACCTATGGTGGTCCTCAAG GGAGGTTTGAGCTCTggttacaaaaaattaatagctGACAAAGGTTTGACGGATGAAACTTACACGGCAGACTCTGTTGCACTCATTCGGATATCTGGAACTTCCATTCATAACAATAAAGCAGTACAAGTTGATGCA GTTGCAACCTCGTTGAATTCTATGGAGTGTTTTATCCTGCAATCTGGATCTTCAATTTTCACCTGGCATGGAAATCAATGTACCTTTGAGCAGCAGCAGTTGGCTGCAAAAGTTGCAGAGTTTTTGAAG CCTGGAGCTGCTCTGAAACATGCTAAAGAAGGAACAGAGAGCTCGACCTTCTGGTTTGGACTTGGGGGGAAACAAAGTTACACCAGTAAAAAAGTTGCTCCGGAGATTGTCAGAGATCCTCACTTGTTCACATTCTCATTCAACAAAG GAAAGTTTCAG GTAGAGGAAGTTTACAACTTTTCTCAGGACGATCTGTTGACAGAGGATACCTTGATACTTGATACTCATGCTGAAGTGTTTGTTTGGGTTGGTCAGTCTGTAGATTCTAAAGAAAAGCAAAACGCTTTTGAAACTGTCCAG aaATACATTGAGATGGCTGCATCTCTCGATGGGTTGTCTCCAAGCGTGCCACTATACAAAGTCACAGAAGGAAATGAACCATGTTTCTTCACAACATACTTTTCATGGGATCATGCAAAAGCCATT GCTCAGGGAAACTCATTTCAAAAGAAGGTGGCGCTATTGTTTGGGATTGGCCACACTGTTGAG TGA
- the LOC109019451 gene encoding villin-3-like isoform X1: protein MSSSAKLDPAFQGAGQRVGTEIWRIENFQPIPLPKSEYGKFYMGDSYIVLQTTQGKGGAYLFDIHFWIGKDTSQDEAGTAAIKTVELDAVLGGRAVQHRELQGHESDKFLSYFKPCIIPLEGGVASGFKKPEEEEFETQLYICRGKRVVRMKQVPFARSSLNHDDVFILDTESKIYQFNGANSNIQERAKALEVIQYLKEKYHEGICDVAIVDDGKLDTESDSGEFWVLFGGFAPIGKKVTAEDDAIPEATPAKLYSITDGQVNIIEGELSKSQLENNKCYLLDCGTELFIWVGRVMQLEERKAAIQVAEEFVAGQNRPKSTQITRLIQGYETHSFKSNFDSWPSGSATPANEEGRGKVAALLKQQGVGVKGMTKSTPVNEEIPPLLEGGGKMEVWRINGSAKTPLPGEDIGKFYGGDCYIVLYTYHSGDRKEDYFLCSWFGKDSVEEDQKMATRLANTMFNSLKGRPVQGRIFQGKEPPQFVALFQPMVVLKGGLSSGYKKLIADKGLTDETYTADSVALIRISGTSIHNNKAVQVDAVATSLNSMECFILQSGSSIFTWHGNQCTFEQQQLAAKVAEFLKPGAALKHAKEGTESSTFWFGLGGKQSYTSKKVAPEIVRDPHLFTFSFNKGKFQVEEVYNFSQDDLLTEDTLILDTHAEVFVWVGQSVDSKEKQNAFETVQKYIEMAASLDGLSPSVPLYKVTEGNEPCFFTTYFSWDHAKAIAQGNSFQKKVALLFGIGHTVEDKSGGNQGGPTQRASALAALSSAFNPSSGKSAQSALDKSNGSNQGHRQRAEALAALNSAFTSSSGTKSTAPRPSAAGQGSQRAAAVAALSSVLTAEKKQSPDASPTPSISSPPPETNPHEAKTENAQSETEGHQEVVAVKEADEVAPASQSNGEDSEPNQETVQGNDNESGQTFSYDQVKARSDNPATGIDFKRRETYLSDEEFETVLGMTKEAFYKLPKWKQDMQKKKVDLF from the exons ATGTCTAGCTCTGCAAAATTGGACCCTGCATTTCAGGGAGCGGGTCAGAGAGT AGGAACTGAGATTTGGCGAATTGAGAACTTTCAGCCCATACCATTGCCAAAATCCGAATATGGAAAATTCTACATGGGGGATAGCTATATTGTCTTACAG ACAACGCAAGGTAAAGGAGGTGCTTATCTCTTTGATATACACTTCTGGATTGGGAAAGATACAAGTCAG GACGAAGCCGGAACGGCAGCTATAAAAACTGTTGAACTTGATGCAGTGCTTGGAGGGCGTGCTGTGCAGCACAGGGAATTACAAGGCCATGAATCTGACAAATTCTTGTCCTACTTTAAGCCTTGTATAATACCACTGGAGGGTGGTGTTGCATCGGGATTTAAAAAGCCGGAGGAAGAAGAATTTGAAACACAGTTGTATATCTGTAGAGGAAAACGAGTTGTCAGAATGAAACAG GTTCCATTTGCTCGGTCATCACTGAACCATGATGATGTATTTATCCTGGACACTGAGAGTAAGATTTATCAATTCAATGGTGCAAATTCCAATATTCAGGAAAGGGCCAAGGCTTTGGAAGTAATTCAgtatttgaaggaaaaatatcATGAGGGAATATGTGATGTTGCAATTGTTG ATGATGGCAAGTTGGATACTGAGTCAGACTCAGGTGAGTTCTGGGTCCTCTTCGGTGGTTTTGCTCCAATAGGCAAGAAGGTCACTGCCGAAGATGATGCTATTCCTGAGGCCACTCCTGCTAAACTTTATAG CATTACTGATGGACAGGTGAACATAATAGAAGGTGAACTATCCAAATCCCAGTTGGAAAACAACAAATGCTATCTGCTGGACTGTGGTACTGAGTTATTTATTTGGGTTGGCCGGGTAATGCAATTGGAGGAGAGAAAAGCTGCCATCCAAGTGGCTGAG GAATTTGTTGCTGGTCAAAATAGGCCAAAATCGACTCAGATTACACGGCTTATTCAAGGTTATGAGACACATTCATTTAAATCCAACTTTGACTCTTGGCCTTCGGGCTCTGCGACTCCTGCCAATGAGGAAGGAAGAGGCAAAGTAGCAG CTTTGTTGAAGCAACAAGGAGTTGGGGTCAAGGGAATGACAAAAAGTACTCCTGTAAATGAGGAAATCCCTCCTTTGCTTGAGGGAGGTGGAAAGATGGAG GTATGGCGCATCAATGGCAGTGCCAAGACTCCATTGCCTGGAGAGGATATTGGTAAATTTTATGGTGGAGATTGCTACATTGTTTTGTATACGTACCACTCTGGTGATAGGAAAGAAGATTACTTTTTGTGCTCTTGGTTTGGAAAGGATAGCGTTGAg GAGGATCAAAAGATGGCTACTCGGTTGGCTAATACTATGTTCAACTCATTAAAGGGGAGACCTGTTCAG GGTCGCATATTTCAAGGTAAAGAGCCTCCGCAATTTGTTGCACTTTTTCAACCTATGGTGGTCCTCAAG GGAGGTTTGAGCTCTggttacaaaaaattaatagctGACAAAGGTTTGACGGATGAAACTTACACGGCAGACTCTGTTGCACTCATTCGGATATCTGGAACTTCCATTCATAACAATAAAGCAGTACAAGTTGATGCA GTTGCAACCTCGTTGAATTCTATGGAGTGTTTTATCCTGCAATCTGGATCTTCAATTTTCACCTGGCATGGAAATCAATGTACCTTTGAGCAGCAGCAGTTGGCTGCAAAAGTTGCAGAGTTTTTGAAG CCTGGAGCTGCTCTGAAACATGCTAAAGAAGGAACAGAGAGCTCGACCTTCTGGTTTGGACTTGGGGGGAAACAAAGTTACACCAGTAAAAAAGTTGCTCCGGAGATTGTCAGAGATCCTCACTTGTTCACATTCTCATTCAACAAAG GAAAGTTTCAG GTAGAGGAAGTTTACAACTTTTCTCAGGACGATCTGTTGACAGAGGATACCTTGATACTTGATACTCATGCTGAAGTGTTTGTTTGGGTTGGTCAGTCTGTAGATTCTAAAGAAAAGCAAAACGCTTTTGAAACTGTCCAG aaATACATTGAGATGGCTGCATCTCTCGATGGGTTGTCTCCAAGCGTGCCACTATACAAAGTCACAGAAGGAAATGAACCATGTTTCTTCACAACATACTTTTCATGGGATCATGCAAAAGCCATT GCTCAGGGAAACTCATTTCAAAAGAAGGTGGCGCTATTGTTTGGGATTGGCCACACTGTTGAG GATAAATCCGGTGGGAATCAAGGGGGACCCACTCAAAGAGCTTCAGCGTTGGCTGCCTTATCTTCTGCATTCAATCCATCCTCTGGGAAATCAGCTCAGTCG GCTCTGGACAAATCCAATGGGTCAAATCAAGGACATAGGCAAAGGGCTGAAGCTCTAGCTGCCTTAAACTCTGCATTTACTTCTTCCTCTGGAACCAAGAGTACTGCTCCCAGGCCATCTGCCGCAGGTCAAGGATCACAAAGAGCAGCAGCAGTTGCTGCTCTTTCATCAGTTCTTACTGCTGAAAAAAAGCAATCACCTGATGCTTCTCCCACCCCATCCATTAGCAGTCCTCCACCAGAAACTAATCCTCATG AAGCAAAGACTGAAAATGCCCAATCTGAAACAGAGGGTCATCAAGAAGTTGTGGCAGTCAAGGAGGCAGACGAAGTTGCACCTGCGTCTCAAAGCAATGGGGAGGATTCTGAGCCAAATCAAGAGACAGTGCAGGGGAATGATAATGAAAGCGGTCAAACATTCAGTTATGATCAAGTGAAGGCCAGATCTGATAATCCAGCGACCGGAATTGATTTTAAACGGAGAGAG ACTTATCTGTCGGATGAGGAGTTTGAAACTGTATTGGGGATGACCAAAGAAGCATTCTATAAATTGCCAAAGTGGAAGCAAGACATGCAGAAGAAGAAAGTTGATTTGTTTTAG
- the LOC109019452 gene encoding RRP12-like protein: protein MKKPTETPSTMRGRELNQDLQDQQEEQSELFKGGSDFCQQLMDRYAKSSAPQHRHLIATAVAMRSILASESLPMIPSAYFAAAIDSASSNSRTLDPTAISALLSFLSMVVPLVPPQGIAAPKASEAVGVLVGLVGKEREELAMASVRAVVKCLGVLLGFCDLQDWDSINLGFETLLNLAVDRRPKVRRCAQDYLEKVFTSFRCLAVVKEASKLVMSLLKNHMPLAIKLSSLRPVDGSKDETSSEPEHLEVLYVLNVVKISVPYLSAKITSKVMSEMCKLVRSDFSLVTRHVFKIIEAIFETSRVEVGVPEMDNIVDSLASYVSLGDRNPMDTVISAATLLKRALDVLHDGERSSWTRSLPLVCESLAGLLNSEASTASQTSSILKDLLSHHVDPKSFSTPKDKQFDNECQDSMEASAMKSICAIFENTLSAIDGVPNEHILGVISVLFLKLGERSFVFMKNIALKLADLILHSGGTSYNNHLQNCIGSAVIAMGPERILTLLPISLHADDFTCMNLWLVPILKDYVVGASLRYYMEHIVPLAKSFERASRKAKKLAISTDKKKLAISQDLQAHAHDLWGLLPGFCRRPTDTYQNIGPLAEILIPFLKKDSFMHENIAIALQVLVSQNKNVLSPRRDADQSNLFAVKHFVVEIGNIPTYSEKTATKNIRALKSCSTELLEALTDLFVDSRPEKRSYLKDAIGCLASITDSSLIKKILMSLFERFQFIDGEGEFEMCNQVLIDKEQGNLSSTEKDVQRCVMMELASSFVGGAKEDLIDLIYKFIKHTFQATDETGHREAYHTMSRILEEHAWFSSSRFSELSSLLLDVKSPVDIASIRDRFACFHVLMVHTLKMSLEEENTRAFLFLNEIILTLKEGKEEARKAAYDVLIMISSSLRDSPSVSDPPYNKLISMIMGYLSGSSPHIKSGAVSALSGLVYKDADICLSVPDLVPSILSLLHSKAVEVIKAVLGFVKVLVSCLEANGLRSLLSEIVNEVLRWSSVSRHHFREKVTVIMEIMLRKCGSAAVGSVTPEKYKSFLKTVVENRHNKTSSKESGSGDTEMMPAYSSTKASDSMPEKRKHKKLAYPSKEYGSGEQRKAKREKENNAHTPGSNKGHWSNGSSGGLRSTNREMHSDNAKSRKGQSEGRLKKSQRGYNAGPMIGKKRKQMELTNMKKDEARVTTHSSASKSRKHQNLGRKRLKINK from the exons ATGAAAAAACCGACCGAAACCCCAAGCACCATGCGGGGACGAGAGCTCAATCAGGACCTTCAAGACCAACAAGAAGAACAATCGGAGCTGTTTAAAGGTGGCTCTGACTTTTGCCAACAGCTCATGGATCGCTACGCCAAGTCCTCCGCTCCGCAGCACCGCCACCTCATCGCCACTGCCGTTGCCATGCGCTCGATCCTGGCCTCCGAGTCCCTCCCCATGATCCCATCCGCCTACTTCGCTGCTGCCATCGACTCTGCGTCATCCAATTCCCGGACCTTGGACCCCACCGCCATCTCGGCGCTGTTGTCGTTTTTGTCGATGGTGGTACCGCTGGTGCCGCCGCAGGGGATTGCAGCTCCAAAGGCGAGCGAGGCGGTGGGCGTGCTGGTAGGATTGGttgggaaggagagggaggagctgGCCATGGCTAGTGTGAGAGCCGTCGTGAAGTGTTTGGGGGTTTtgttagggttttgtgatttGCAGGATTGGGATTCTATCAACTTAGGGTTTGAAACGCTGTTGAATCTCGCGGTCGATCGGCGTCCAAAG GTTAGGAGATGCGCTCAAGATTATCTTGAGAAGGTTTTTACGTCTTTCAGGTGTTTGGCTGTTGTCAAGGAAGCGAGCAAGTTGGTAATGTCTTTGCTCAAAAATCACATGCCCTTGGCAATCAAATTAAGTAGTTTGAGACCTGTAGATGGGTCAAAAGATGAAACATCGTCTGAACCCGAACATCTGGAGGTCCTTTATGTGTTAAATGTAGTGAAGATTAGTGTTCCCTATCTCTCGGCAAAAATCACTTCAAAAGTAATGTCAGAAATGTGTAAACTTGTGAGGTCGGACTTCTCACTGGTTACAAGGCacgtttttaaaattattgaagcaATTTTTGAAACATCTAGAGTTGAAGTTGGTGTTCCGGAGATGGACAACATTGTGGATTCCCTTGCTTCTTACGTGTCTTTGGGAGATAGGAACCCCATGGACACTGTTATATCTGCGGCAACCTTGTTAAAACGTGCACTGGATGTACTTCATGATGGAGAACGCAGCTCGTGGACAAGAAGTCTTCCTCTTGTTTGTGAATCTTTAGCAG GTCTTCTAAATTCTGAGGCTAGCACAGCATCACAGACTTCAAGTATCTTGAAAGACTTGCTCAGTCACCACGTGGATCCTAAATCTTTCTCAACTCCCAAAGATAAACAATTTGACAATGAATGTCAGGACAGCATGGAAGCTAGTGCAATGAAATCGATATGTGCTATCTTTGAGAATACCCTTAGTGCTATTGATGGTGTTCCAAATGAGCATATTTTAGGCGTCATATCTGTTTTGTTCCTCAAGCTTG GAGAGAGgtcatttgtttttatgaagAATATAGCTCTTAAACTTGCTGACTTGATTCTTCATAGTGGTGGCACGTCCTACAATAACCAT CTTCAGAACTGTATTGGATCTGCTGTAATTGCCATGGGACCAGAGAGGATACTGACACTTTTACCTATCTCCCTTCATGCTGATGACTTCACTTGTATGAACCTTTGGTTGGTACCTATTTTAAAAGACTATGTTGTTGGAGCATCATTGAGGTACTATATGGAGCATATTGTGCCTCTTGCAAAATCTTTTGAGCGGGCTAGTCGTAAAG cTAAGAAGTTAGCAATCAGTACTGATAAAAAGAAGTTAGCTATCAGTCAAGATCTGCAGGCACATGCGCATGACCTCTGGGGACTACTCCCTGGATTTTGTCGTCGTCCAACTGATACTTACCAAAATATTGGACCTTTGGCTGAGATATTAATTCCTTTCCTAAAGAAGGACTCATTCATGCATGAAAATATTGCCATTGCATTACAG GTTCTCGtgtctcaaaacaaaaatgttcTTAGTCCTAGAAGAGATGCCGATCAATCAAATTTGTTTGCAGTAAAACACTTTGTTGTGGAGATTGGGAATATACCCACTTATTCAGAGAAGACAGCAACCAAAAACATCAGGGCCTTGAAATCGTGTTCAACAGAGTTGCTCGAGGCTCTAACAGACTTATTTGTTGATTCACGTCCTGAGAAGCGCTCATATCTAAAG GATGCCATTGGATGCTTGGCTTCTATTACGGAttcttcattaataaaaaagattctCATGTCATTATTCGAGAGATTTCAGTTCATAGATGGTGAGGGAGAATTTGAAATGTGTAACCAAGTGTTGATTGATAAAGAACAAGGCAATCTAAGTAGTACAGAGAAAGATGTTCAGAG GTGTGTAATGATGGAGCTAGCATCATCTTTTGTTGGAGGAGCCAAAGAGGATCTTATTGATcttatctataaatttattaagCATACTTTTCAG GCAACTGATGAGACTGGGCATCGTGAAGCATATCATACCATGAGCAGAATTCTAGAG GAACATGCTTGGTTTTCTTCATCTCGATTTAGTGAGCTGAGTTCTTTGTTACTCGATGTCAAGTCTCCTGTTGATATTGCATCTATTAGAGATCGCTTTGCATGTTTCCATGTTCTAATGGTTCACACGCTGAAG ATGAGCCTGGAGGAGGAGAATACAagggcttttctttttctgaacgAGATTATACTCACCTTAAAGGAA GGCAAGGAAGAAGCTAGAAAAGCTGCTTATGATGTACTTATTATGATAAGTTCCAGTTTAAGAGACTCACCATCTGTTTCTGATCCACCCTATAATAAGCTGATTAGCATG ATAATGGGCTATCTTTCTGGTTCATCCCCTCATATAAAGAGTGGAGCAGTGTCTGCCTTGTCAGGATTGGTATATAAGGACGCTGATATATGTCTTTCCGTGCCTGACCTGGTACCCTCTATTTTATCGTTGCTGCATAGCAAAGCTGTGGAAGTTATAAAG gctgttttgggttttgtgAAAGTGCTAGTCTCCTGCTTAGAAGCCAATGGCCTGCGGAGTCTTCTTTCTGAAATCGTCAATGAAGTTCTCCGATGGTCATCTGTCTCCAGACATCACTTTAGAGAAAAG GTCACTGTCATAATGGAGATAATGTTACGGAAGTGTGGTTCTGCAGCAGTGGGGTCAGTGACTCCAGAGAAATATAAGAGTTTTCTTAAGACTGTTGTTGAG AACCGCCATAACAAAACAAGTTCCAAAGAATCTGGCAGTGGCGATACGGAAATGATGCCTGCATATTCATCTACTAAGGCTTCTGATTCCAT GCCAGAGAAAAGGAAACACAAAAAACTGGCTTATCCGTCGAAGGAATACGGTTCAGGAGAACAAAGGAAGGCGAAGAGGGAGAAGGAAAATAATGCCCACACCCCTGGCTCAAACAAAGGCCACTGGTCTAATGGTAGTAGTGGCGGTTTAAGATCAACTAACAGAGAGATGCATTCTGATAATGCAAAATCAAGAAAGGGTCAGTCAGAAGGAAGACTAAAAAAGAGCCAGAGGGGTTACAACGCTGGTCCGATGATCGgtaaaaagagaaaacagaTGGAGTTGACAAACATGAAGAAAGATGAAGCCAGAGTTACTACACATTCTAGCGCTTCCAAATCACGCAAACACCAGAATTTAGGGAGGAAAAGATTGAAAATCAACAAATGA